The following proteins are encoded in a genomic region of Dioscorea cayenensis subsp. rotundata cultivar TDr96_F1 chromosome 8, TDr96_F1_v2_PseudoChromosome.rev07_lg8_w22 25.fasta, whole genome shotgun sequence:
- the LOC120266324 gene encoding probable transcription factor At4g00390: MAPNPKRAPPKKPPPKPPSPSPSSSSSGDDSDPQPPRPTNNPIQSSSEDGQQSTPKPKHQPPAKNQQVGSDLSSGEDSDSDSPPPLEKSTSSRRPDPSIKPISSKPMAESPKSKKLSTPAPKSGQNPSNAPDAVEPESTITKRKLFERFWSEGDEIKILEGVAEYHRKKGTNPASVVDLDSLHEFMKSFLGSEFGKNQLGDKIRRLKKRFRTLHAKNNGNPKITKPHERAKYELSKKIWGKNKSLIDEAEDDGDEDEDAGNSSEHETVKQSSGKSRKRKDPVDNGVLNDGSNRTKEVDDCSYEYIREAFGQMKNDIFSDMFLEQGLKLAEPKKAKKLDQEFRELSMLEAKSNLEYISIVRDITSHALEALQKSG; the protein is encoded by the coding sequence ATGGCTCCAAACCCTAAGCGAGCTCCTCCGAAAAAACCACCCCCCAAACCCCCATCGCCgtccccctcctcctcctcctccggtGATGATTCCGACCCTCAACCCCCTCGCCCCACCAACAACCCTATCCAATCCTCCTCGGAAGACGGTCAACAATCCACCCCCAAACCCAAACATCAACCTCCGGCGAAGAATCAACAAGTTGGCTCTGATTTGAGCTCCGGTGAGGACTCCGATTCCGACTCTCCACCTCCCCTTGAGAAGTCAACGTCTTCTCGTCGGCCAGATCCATCCATCAAGCCTATCAGCTCCAAACCCATGGCTGAAAGCCCTAAATCGAAGAAACTTTCCACCCCTGCCCCCAAATCTGGTCAGAATCCTAGCAATGCTCCGGATGCTGTTGAGCCTGAGAGCACCATCACGAAGCGGAAGCTCTTCGAGAGGTTCTGGAGCGAGGGCGATGAGATCAAGATCCTTGAGGGCGTTGCTGAGTATCACCGCAAGAAGGGCACTAATCCGGCCTCTGTTGTAGATTTGGATTCGCTTCACGAGTTTATGAAATCGTTTCTTGGCTCTGAATTTGGTAAAAATCAGCTTGGAGATAAGATCCGCCGTCTGAAGAAGAGGTTTCGGACGCTGCATGCTAAGAACAATGGTAATCCAAAAATCACCAAGCCACATGAGAGAGCAAAGTATGAGCTTTCCAAgaaaatttggggaaaaaataagTCTTTGATTGATGAAGCTGAggatgatggtgatgaagatgaagatgctGGGAATAGCAGTGAACATGAGACTGTAAAACAGAGCTCTGGGAAATCTCGGAAGCGCAAGGATCCTGTGGACAATGGGGTTTTGAATGATGGAAGTAATCGCACTAAAGAGGTTGATGATTGCTCATATGAATACATAAGGGAAGCATTTGGTCAGatgaaaaatgatattttttcaGACATGTTTTTAGAGCAGGGGCTGAAGTTGGCTGAACCGAAGAAGGCGAAGAAATTGGATCAGGAATTTAGAGAGCTAAGTATGCTTGAGGCAAAGTCTAATTTAGAGTATATCAGCATAGTGAGAGACATCACAAGTCATGCTCTGGAAGCACTTCAAAAATCAGGTTAA